AGAAAGTGCTGGCCGGTCCGCGCCAGGTCGGTGACTTTGACATGGCCAGCAAGGGTACCACAGTGGTACTCAGCAGTCAGCCACAACAGCCCACCGAGGTGTTTGCGCTCGACAAAAAGGGCGGCCTGCTGCCCTTGTCCAAGCAGAATGACGCCTGGCTCAAAGGTGTGTCGTTAGGGGCGGTGGAGCCGATGCAGGCCAAAAGCAAGGATGGTACGCTAGTGAGCGGCTTCACGGTGAAGCCGGTGGGCTACCAGGCCGGGCGCAAGTACCCGACCATCTTGCGCATTCACGGCGGGCCGGTGTCGCAGTTCGGCTACGGCTTTGCCTTTGAGTGGCAGTACTTTGCGGCCAACGGCTACGCCGTGGTGGTAGCCAACCCGCGCGGCAGCTCGGGCCGGGGCCTGGAGTACAGCAAGGCCATCTATGCCGACTGGGGCAACAAAGACACCGACGACGTGCTGGCCGTGGTAGACTACGCCGTGGCCCAGGGCCTAGCCGACCCCGACCGCCTCGGCGTGGGCGGCTGGAGCTACGGCGGCATCATGACCGACCAGGTTATTGCCCGCGACCAGCGCTTCAAGGCGGCCGTGAGCGGCGCCAGCATCGCCAACGTGCTGGCCGGCTACGGCACCGACCAGTACATCCGCGACTATGAAACCGAGCTGGGCACGCCCTGGAAAAACCCCGACGTGTACATGCGCGTGTCGTACCCCTTCTTCCACGCCGATAAAATCAAGACACCCACGCTCTTCGTGTGCGGCGAAAAGGATTTCAACGTGCCCCTGCTCAATACCGAGCAGATGTACCAGGCGCTCAAGAGCCTCAACGTGCCCACGCAGCTGGTTATCTACCCCGGCCAGTTTCACGGCGTCACGACCCCTAGCTACGTGAAGGACCGCTACGTGCGCTACCTGGGCTGGTACAATAAGTACTTGATGCCCAAGGGTTCGGCGATGGGCAGCACGGCGGGCGGGCAGTAGAGCCAGCCGATGAGCTTCTTTGAATTAAACCAGCCAAACCCGTCTGTCATTGCGAACAAAGCGAAGCAATGACAGACGGGTTTGGCTGGCTACTTGCCCGCCGAAACTTCGTTGGCTAGCCCGCTTGTTGCCGAAAAGCCACTACGTAACTTTGAAGCTATGGACCTGATTGTAACCGTGCCCGACGACCGGGTTGCTTTCGTGAAAAAGCTCCTGCGCGAGCTGAACCTGGCCGTAAAGCCGGCCTCCAAGGCCAAGCCATCGCCCGCGCAGTCTAAAAAATACACGCCCGAGCAGCAGGAGTGGATTGATGATTTCCGCGAGGCGCTCCACGAAGTGGAGCTGCATCAGCAGGGCAAAATTCAACTGCAGGACGCCCGCGATTTTCTAAATGAGCTTTAGGATAGTCATTACCGATAGCTTCCGTCGGCCCGGTAAGCGGCTGCGTAAGAAATACGCGACGTTTAAGGCTGATTTTGCCGCGTTGCTGGACGAATTGGAGCAAGAGCCGCAAGCCGGCGAGCCGCTAGGCCGCGACTGCTACAAAGTGCGCATGAGTATCACCGCCAAAAACAAAGGCAAAAGCGGCGGTACTAGGCTAATAACCTGCGTGAAAGTCGTCGGCGAAACGGTGTACTTGCTCACGATTTACGACAAGTCGGCGCAGGAGTCCATCTCCGACAGTGAGCGCGACGAGTTGCTGCGCGAAAACGGATTATTGTAAAAGGGAAAGCCCTGCGGCGCCTGCTGCGGGGCTTTCCCTTTTATAAAAAAATTAGCACGTCATGCTGAGCTTGCCGAAGCATCTCTACCGCGCCGCTAGGGTCAACTAACCCAACGACCGCGGTAGAGATGCTTCGACAAGCTCAGCATGACGTTCTCTATTGAGGCCGCTAGCCCTACACCACTACGTTCACCATGCGGCCGGGCACTACCACCACTTTTTTGGCCGCTTTCCCGTCGCCGAAGCGGGCTAGGAAATCCGATTCCAGAATCGCGGTTTCGATTTCGGCGGCCGTGGCGGTGGTGGCAAACTGGCGCTGCTCGCGCACCTTGCCATTGATGGCCACGGGGTAGGTCACGTTGGCTTCGACCAAATACTCCTCGCGGAACTCGGGGTACTGGGCGTAGCTGATGCTGCCGGGGTAGTGGCCGAGCTCTTCCCACAGCTCTTCGGCCAGGTGGGGGGCGAAGGGCGAGAGCAGCACCACGAGCGGCTCCAGGATGGCGCGCTTGCGGGTGCCGAGGGCGGTGAGCTCGTTCACGGCAATCATGAAGGTGCTCACGCTGGTGTTGAAGCTGAACTTTTCAATATCCTGCGCCACCTTCTGGATGACGCGGTGCAGGGCCTTCAGCTCGGCGGGGCTAGCGGGCTCGTCGGTCACGGCCAGCGCGCCGTCTTCGGGGTGGAAGAGGCGCCAGAACTTCTTGAGGAACGTGCCTACGCCGGTGATGCCGTTGGTATTCCAGGGCTTGAACTGCTCCAGCGGGCCGAGGAACATTTCGTAGAGGCGCAGGGCGTCCGCGCCGTATTTGTCAATCAACACGTCGGGATTTACGACGTTGTATTTTGACTTCGACATTTTCTCGACTTCCCAGCCACAGACATAATCACCGTTATCCTCTAAGAGAAATTCTGCATCAGCATATTCACTGCGTGATTCGCGAAATAACTCTCTATCAAGAATGTCATTCTCAACGATGTTAACATCAACATTGATTGGAGTGAATCTTACAAAAGGCTCGCCATCCTCACCATACATTGGATTAATAGAAATGCCTGTATCAATTCCTTCCTCTTTTAATTTGTTGCGAGTTTTATTTGCAAGGTCTAAAAGCAATTGATGCAGTTTTACAACAGCAGGATTGTTATTGTCCTTAATTGGTTTTGAGAGCTGTTCGTAAAAGCTTTTTGTAACGAAAATAGGCTGGTAAAGCTTAATATTTTCGGTATCAAAGGGCTTTCCGAAAGAAGACCAACTAGCATTCAACCGGTACACAAAATTCGAACGGCCCAGAATCATCCCCTGATTTATCAGCTTCTGGAACGGCTCATTAGCCGTCACTAGGCCCAGGTCCTTCAAGAACAGGTACCAGAAGCGGGAGTAGAGCAGGTGGCCGGTGGCGTGCTCGGCGCCGCCCATGTAGAGGTCTACCTGGCCCCAGTATTTTTCGGCTTCCTCGCCCACGAAGCGGTCGGCGTTGTGCGGGTCCATGTAGCGGAGGTAGTACCAGCTGGAGCCGGCCCAGCCGGGCATGGTGCTCAGCTCGAACTCGTACTGACCCTTGTACTTCCAGTCTTTGGCGCGGCCTAGCGGGGGCTCGCCGGTTTCGGTGGGCTTGTACTCGTCGATTTCGGGGAGCACGAGCGGCAGGTCTGCCTCGGCCACGCCGTAGGCGGTGCCGTCTTTATAGTAAATCGGGATGGGCTCGCCCCAGTAGCGCTGGCGGCCAAAAATGGCGTCGCGCAGGCGGAAATTCACCTTGCCCTTGCCCAGGCCCTTTTCTTCGAGGTAGGCGATGAGGGTGGCGGTGGCTTCCTTATAGCCCAGGCCGTTCACAATGCCCGAGTTGATGTAGCGGCCTTCCTTGGTGGGGTCGGCCTGCTGGTCGAGGTCCTTTTGGGCGTCCGAAATGGCCGGGATGGGCAGGTCGAAGTGCTTGGCGAAGAGGTAGTCGCGCTGGTCGCCGCTGGGCACGGCCATTACGGCGCCGGTGCCGTAGCCGGCCAGCACGTAGTCGGCCAGCCAGATGGGCACGGGCGTGCCATCGACGGGATTAGCGGCGTAGGCGCCGGTGAACACGCCCGACACGGTTTTCACGTCGCTCATGCGGTCGCGCTCTGAGCGGCGCTTGGTGGCGGCGATGTACTCATCCACGGCCGCGCGCTGGGCGGGCGTGGTGAGCGTATCGACCAGCTCGTGCTCGGGGGCTAGCACCAGGAAGGTAGCGCCGTAGATGGTATCGACGCGGGTCGTATACACTTTAATAACAGTGCCTTCGTGGCCCTGCACCGGGAAGCTCACCTCGGCCCCGATGCTCTTGCCAATCCAGTTGCGCTGCATCTCCTTCACGGCGTCGGGCCAGTCGAGGGTGTCGAGGCCTTGCAGCAGGCGGTCGGCGTAGGCCGTGATGCGCAGGTTCCACTGCGGCATGAGGCGGCGCTCCACGGGGTAGCCGCCGCGCTCCGAAAGGCCGTCCTTCACCTCGTCGTTGCTGAGCACAGTGCCTAGCGCGGCGCACCAGTTCACATAAGTATCTTGCTGATAGGCTAGCCGGTAGGGGAGGATGGCGGCGAGCTTCTGCTTTTCGGTAAAGCTCTGCCACTGGCCGGCCGTGAAGTCGTGGCGGTCGGCGTCCTCGCCTGCGGCGCGGATGCCGGCGCTTCCGCTCTCGGCAAACTTGGCCATGAGCGCGCTCACGGGCTCGGCGCGGTCGGTGTCGAGGTTGTACCAGCTATTGAACAGCTTGAGGAAAATCCACTGCGTCCACTTGTAGTAGCTTGGGTCGGAGGTGCGTACCTCGCGCTCCCAGTCGTAGCTAAAGCCCAGCTGCTGGAGCTGCCGGATGTAGGTTTCGATGTTCTGCTCGGTGGTCACGGCCGGGTGCTGGCCGGTCTGGATGGCATACTGCTCGGCGGGCAGGCCAAACGAGTCGAAGCCCATGGGGTGCAGCACGTTGCGGCCTTGCAGGCGCTGGTAGCGCGCCACAATGTCGGAGGCAATGTAGCCCAGCGGGTGCCCCACGTGCAGCCCCGCCCCGCTAGGGTAGGGAAACATGTCGAGCACGTAGTACTTGGGCTTGTCAGAGTTATTGTCGGCGCGGAAGGTATGATGCTGCTGCCAGTGGTCTTGCCACTTTTTTTCAAGCTCTTGGGGGCGGTAGGCGGGCATTTCGAAGGCTGGTTATTCGCGCAAAGGTACGCAGCCCCACCACGTAGCCCACGGGGCAGGGTAGGAGAGCCCCGGCATTAAAACGGGCTTAAAAGTCGTTAAAAATCAAATTAAAAAGGCTTTTCAGCCGTAACCAGGGTTGATATTTGCAGCATAATTCATCAAATGCTCATTTTGTAAGAGCACCACGCAGTGCCCGCTTCCGGGCCGGCGGCCGCCATTGGCCGACTGCGGAATGAAGAATGCCCCACCTACTTATGGCCCACCACGCTACTGCCGGCCTGCCACCGCCCACGCCCTGGCAACGCCTCACCCACATGCTCGATACCGAGCGCAGCACCATTCGCTACATCATTTTTTACGCCGTTATCACGGGTGTTATCAGCTTGTCGCTGCCGCTGGGCACGCAGGCAGTATTTAACCTCGTGTCGACGGGCGCCGTGTTCAGCTCCACCTATATACTAGTAGCGGTGGTGGGTGGCGTGCTGCTCGGGGGCATCCTGCTAGTTGGTCAGATTACGCTGGTAGAAGCTATTGAGCAGCGCATTTTTGCCAAGGCGGCCATTGAGTATGCCTACCGGCTGCCGCGCATCAAGCCCGAGGCGCTGGAAGGACTGGACCCCAAGGAGTTGGTCAATCGCTTTTTTGATATCCTGACTATTCAGAAGGGCCTCACCAAGCTGCTGGTCGATGTCATGTTTGCGGTGCTGCAAATCCTGATGGGCGTGATTGTGCTGTCCTTTTACCATCCCATTTTCATTGGGTTTGGGTTGTTTACCATCCTGGCGCTCGGGTTCGTGTATATGCTTAACTACCGGCGGGCGCTGCGCACGAGCATTGAAGAATCGGCCTACAAGTATGAGCTGGTGGCCTGGCTCGAAGAAGTGGCCGGCCGCCTCGACGAGGTGCGTGGCAACGATGCCGAGGAGCACAAGACCCTAGCCCGCGCCGACGAGCTGACGTCGGAATACCTGCACGCGCGCAACCAGCATTTCCAGACCCTCAAGTCGTATTACAACTACGGCATTGCGCTGCGCACCATCCTCACGGCGGGCCTGCTCATTGCGGGCACGCTCTTCGTGGTATCGCGCCAGATGACGCTCGGGCAGTTCGTAGCCGCCGAAGTCATTATCGTGATGATTAGCGGCTCGATAGAAAAGCTGATGACGAGCATTAATACCATTTTTGACGTGCTGACGGCGGTAGAAAAAGTGGCCGCCGTGACTGACCTGCCGCTCGACGAGCATAAAAATACCATCGCCTACGACCATGCTTAACCTCTCGAACCAACACGTGGCCGAGGAGGTGTGGGAGCACGTGCCCCGGCAGTCGCGCCCCGAGCTGCTGCGCACCTACGCCAGCCGCCGGCTAGGCCGCATTTTGCTGGTAATTGGAATAGTCTTCTTGATTATCCTGTTTTTGCCCTGGCGCCAGACCATTTACGGGTCGGGCAGCCTCACCGCGCTCACGCCGCAAGACCGGCCCCAAAACATTCAGAATCAGATAGCGGGCCGCATCGAGCACTGGAACGTGCGCGAGGGCCAGCTCGTGCACCGCGGCGATACGCTGCTCATGCTCTCCGAAATCAAGGACGAGTATTTTGACCCCAACCTGCCCGAGCGCCTGCGCGAGCAGCTAGCCGCCAAGCGCGCCAGCGTGGGGGCATACCAGGCCAAGATAAACGCCACCGACCAGCAGATTGCCGCCCTGCGCGCCACGCTCGACGTGCAGCTCGAATCGGCCGCCAACAAAGTAGCGCAGGCCCAGAACTACCTCAACAGCGACCGCGCCGACCTAGTGGCCGTTACTAACTTCTACGAAACGGCCAAGGCCCGGCTGTTGCGCTACGAGGAAGGCTACAAAAACGGCTTGTTCTCCCTCACCGACATCGAAACGCGCCGCCTCAAGCTGCAGGAAGACCTGGCCAAGGTAACCTCGCAGCGCAACAAGGTGAGCAGCAGCGTGCAAAACCTGGCCAACGCCCGCATCGAGCTGGCCAACCTGCGCGCCAAGTACGGCCAGGACCTGGCCAAGGCTAATTCGGACCGCAGCACGGCCGTGTCGAGCCGCGTGAGCTACGAAGGGGAGGTGGCCGCCACCCGCAATAAAATCGGTAATGTGGAAGTGCGCCGCGGCCTCTACGTGGTGCGCGCCCCCCAAACCGGCTACATCGTGCGCGCCCTCAAGGCCGGCATCGGCGAGACGATAAAGGAGGGCGAAAGCATTGCCACGCTTCAGCCGCAGTCGCCGGCGCTGGCGGCCGAGGTCTACGTGCGGGCGATGGACGTGCCGCTCATTCAGCCCGGCCGCACCGTGCGCCTGCAGTTCGACGGCTTCCCGGCCATCCAGTTTTCGGGCTGGCCCTCGGCGGCCGTGGGCACGTTTGGCGGTGAGGTGACGGTGATTGACGTGGTGAGCAGCCCCGGCGGCAAGTACCGCCTGCTGGTGCGCCCCACTCAGCCCCAGCCCGGCGACCAGCCCTGGCCCAAGCAGCTTCGGCTAGGGTCGGGCGTGCAGGGCTGGGTGATTCTCGACTCGGTACCCGTGTGGTACGAAATCTGGCGGCAGCTCAACGGCTTCCCGCCCACCCTCAGCACCGAGCCCGACGTAGCGCCCGTGAAGGGCGAAGGAAAGGAGAAAAGCAAGTAGTTTATTATGAATAAGTTAGTTGCTTTCTTTGAGCGGGGTAGCTTTTCTCTGGTGCGTACCCCCGCCCCCGGCCCTACGCCGCTTGATGTGGGCCGGGGGTGGGGCGGCGTGCTAGGGCTGCTACTAGGCTGCCTGCTGCTGGCTAGCCCCGCCTGCGCCCAAAACCCGCCGCTGCCGGCCCGGCGCTCGGGCCTGGAGCGCGCCCCGCTGCAAACCACCCAGCTCGACATCATCCGCCCCGCCGACACGGCCAGGGTATTTTCGCTCGAAAACCTGGCCGAGCTGGTGTTTGCCAACCACCCCATCGTGAAGCAGGCGGCCCTGCTCAGCGACGAGGCCCGCGCCCAGGTGCTGCAAGCCCGCGGCGGCTTTGACCCCAAGCTGGGGTCCGATTTTCACCGCAAGCAGTTTGGCGGCACCGATTATTACAACAATTGGCATAACGAGCTGAAGGTACCCATCTGGCCCGGCGGCATTGACCTCAAGGCCAGCTACGACCGCTACGCGGGCACCTACGTGAACCCCGAAAGCCGCACTCCAATGAATGGGCTGGCCGGCGTGGGGGTGTCGGTGCCCATCGGCGCGGGCCTACTCATCGATGCCCGGCGCAGCACCCTGCGCCAGGCCAAAGCCCTGCAGACCGCCGCCGAGGCCGACCGCGTGAAGCAGATAAACGAGGTGTGGCTGCAGGCCGCCAAGGACTACTGGGCCTGGTACTATGCCTATCAGCAGGCCCAACTCATTCGGGAGGGTGTGGCGCTGGCCGACCGGCGCTTTCAGGCCACCGCCCGCCGCGCCCAGCTTGGCGACCAGGCGCCCATCGACTCAGTAGAAGCCCAGATAACCGTGCAGGACCGCCAGGTGCAGGCCGCCCAGCTGCAGGTGGAGGTGCAAAATGCCCGCCTTGTGCTTTCTAATCACCTCTGGAACAAGAACAATCAGCCCGTGGAGCTGCCCGCCTACGCCGCCCCCCAAACCCCCGCGCGCGACACCGTGAGCCGCCAGGAATACCAGCGCCTCGCCAACCTAGCCGCCAGCAGCCACCCCACGCTGCGCAAGCTGGGGGCCAAAATCACCCAGTATAACATCGAGGAGCGCTACCGCCGCGAAATGCTCAAGCCCAAAATCAACCTCAGCGGTACGCTCATCAGCCAGGGCGATTTTTACCGGCCCGAAGTGCCCGGCTACTACGATTTTGGCTGGAATAACCACAAGGTAGGCGTCGATTTTGCCTTTCCGCTCTTCCTGCGGGCCGAGCGCGGCAAGCTCCAATACGCCCGCATTCAAGTGCAGGAAACGGTGCTGGAGCGCCAGCAGAGCCAGCGCACCATCGCCACGCAGGTAAACAACGTCTACAACACCCTGCGCGCCTACGACCAGCAGCTCACCCTGCAGGCCCAGACGGTAGCCAACCAGCGTAAGCTGCTGGCCGCCGAGCTGGCCAAGTTTGAGCTGGGCGAGAGCACCATCTTCCTCATTAATGCCCGCGAGAGCAAGCTCATCGAGTTGCGCATCAAGCAGGAAAGCCTGCGGGCCAGCTACGAAAAAGCGCGCGCCGAGCTGTACTACTACGCCGGCATGCGCTCGGTAGCCGGGGGCGAGTAAGCCGGGGGCTAGCGGGCCGGCATATTGTCTTGCGGCAGTTGCTGCAAAGGCTGGCCAGCCCGCGCGCTACTCGTTAGGCATTCATCTCGGCGCCCTGGGGCATGCCGGTGCCCGTGCCGTACGAGTTGTGAGGCGCGGTGCGGGTGAGCAGGTGGCCATCGGGATGCTTGTTGGGATTCACGCCGTAGGGCTTATTGCCGCATTAGCATCAAGCCCGCGCAGCTTTAGTAAGCAGGTGACATAACCGAGCCTCAAATGAATAATTGATGGATTACTCTGCATTGCGGCCGAGGCTGCCGGCAAGCTGCTGCCAAAGCGTTCAAGCTCGATTAAAGCAGAAAGCGCCGGCTACCTGGGGTAGCCGGCGCTTTTAGAGGTGGATAGCAGCTGGATGAGTTAGCGCCATTTGCCCTGACTCATCCAGCTGCTTTTTCGCGATGCAGGCAGCGTAAGCAGGCCTAGCGCAAAGCCAGTTCGGCGGCTGCCTGCGGCTGCGCTACGCTCTGCAGCGCTTCGGCCAGCAGGCGGTAGGAGTGTACTCGTGCCTCTTGGTCGAAAATATTAGACGTGGCCATCAGTTCATCCACCTGCGTTTCGTGGATAAACTCTTGTAAATCTTGCTGAAGAGTCGCCGGGCTGCCGATAAACGAGTAGGCTAGCATCTGCTGCACGGCGTGCTGCTCGGCGGGCCCCCAGAGCGCGGCCATCGACTCGACGGGCGGTTGCAGCGGGGCCGGGCGGCCCGTAATCACGCTCATCATAAACTGCTGGAGCGAGGTAGAAAGGTAGGTGGCCTGCTCGTCGGTAGCGGCCGCAATCACGTTGACGCAGGCAATGACGTAGGGCTTGGCCAGCGCCTTCGAGGGCCGGAAATTCTGGCGATAAATCTCTAGCGCGGCCAGTAGCTGGCCCGGCGCAAAGTGGCTGGCAAAGGCGTAGGGCAGGCCCAGCGCGGCGGCCAGGTAGGCACTGTCGGTGCTGGAGCCCAGAATGTAAATCGGAATATCGAGTCCTTCGCCGGGAATGGCGCGCACGGCGGCCGTGCTGTTAGCGGCCGAAAAGTAGGTTTGCAGCTGCTGCACTTCGCGCGGAAAATCCTGCGCGCTGCCCATGCGGCCGCCCCGGATGGCCTGGGCCGTGCGCTGGTCGGAGCCGGGCGCACGGCCCAGCCCCAAGTCGATGCGGCCCGGATAAAGCGAGGCCAGCGTACCGATTTGCTCGGCCACCACCAGCGGGGCGTGGTTGGGCAGCATAATGCCACCCGAGCCCACGCGGAGCGTGGTAGTGCCGCCCGCGATGTAGCCAATCAGCACCACCGGCGCCGAACTGGCCACGCTGGCCATATTGTGGTGCTCGGACAGCCAGAAGCGGGTGTAGCCCAGCTTCTCGACCTCCTGGGCCAGGCGCAGGCTGTTGCGAAAGGTATCGGTAGGCGTGGCGTTGGCCAGAATAGGCGCCAAATCCAGCACGGAGAAAGCGACGTTTTTAGCGGAATTTGTCATGATGGAACACGTGGAATAGGAGTTACTGTAACCAAGCTGGTTCGCTAAAAGTTAGTGCGGCTCCCTGTGGCCGCTAGCCATGCCCCCGCCCCCCCGGCGGCGTGGGCGGCTCGACTATCCTGCCGCGCTGCTAGGCGCGGATAGGCGAGTGCCCGCGCAATGAAACTTAGGGCGCGCTCAGGCACTGACTAAACGCCGGCGTGTAAGATTCGGCAGTGGGGCCAACTAATTGATTTATTTGCAGTAGAAGACGGACATTCACTTTTTTAACAGTTTCTTGAAATCGACTATGTTTGCTTCTTTTCTAACCAGGCACCGCGGGGCAGCCCAGGTCATTGCCGGCGTGCTGGCCGTAGCCGGCCTGAGCCAGTGCGGCATCCATGAACAAGTACAACAGGCTAAAGCGTTTAAGAACGTGGACGTGCGGCTGGCATCCATTGACCAGGCTACCGTGGGCGGCGTCAACGTGCTGAACCTGCGCCAGGCCGCCGACCTGGGCACCGCCGAGCGGGCGCTACTGCTGGCGGCCTATACGTCTGGCAACCTGCCCCTGCGCATGCGGGCCAACCTGGAGTTTCGCAACCCCAACAACGAGACGGCTGCTCTTAACGAATTTGACTATATCGCCCTCATCGATGGCAAGGAAGTGGCCAAAGGCCATACTACCCAGCGTATTGAGGTGCCGGCCAATGGCGGCGTAACCACGGCGCCCATTCAGGTAGAAAGCAACCTGCGCCAGGTACTAGGCGACCAAACGGGCGAGAGCCTGGCCAACTTCGCCCTCGGCCTCACCGACCGCGACCGCCAGCCGCTGCGCTTCACGCTCAAGCTCAAGCCCACGTTTATCACTAGCAGCGGCCGCCGCATCTCGCCCCCCGGCTATTCCACGGTCGAGAAAGAATTTACCCCCGCCCAGGCCCTCGACGCCGTGAGTCGCCCCGACTCGGTGCGCCGGCCCTAGCCCGGCTGGCTAGCCTCAACGTAGAAAAGCCGCTTGGTTGCCTGTGCAACCGGACGGCTTTTTTGGTTTAGAACGAACACCTAAGCTGAAGGCTATAGCCTCCGGCATCATAGGCGTGCTCAGCCTCAGCGCGTGCAGGCGTAGCACGGGCTAGCCGAGCGTGCTCCCAAACGCGCGCCAATGTACCATGGCCTAGCGGCCTGGCTAGGGTGTAAATTTGAAGCTCTAAACCTCCGCCGTGGCCCGCATCCCCAAAGAAACCGTTGACCAGATTATCCACACCGCCGACATCCTGGAGGTGGTGGGCGACTACGTGCAGCTCAAGCGCAAGGGCCAGAACTACTGGGCCCCGTGCCCGTTTCACAACGAAAAATCGCCTTCCTTCTCGGTAAACCCGGCCAAGGGGCTCTACAAGTGCTTTGGCTGCGGCAAGGCCGGCGGTATCATCCAGTTTGTGATGGACATCGAGGGCAGCAGTTACCCCGAGGCGCTGCGGGCCTTGGCCAAAAAGTACGGCGTGGCCGTGCCCGAAGAGGAGGAGCGCACCCCCGAAGAGCAGCTAGCCCAGAACGAGCGCGACTCGCAGTACATTGTATCCAACTGGGCCAAAGACTATTACCACGGCCTGTTACTGAAGTCGCAGGAAGGTATGAGCATCGGCTACGGCTACCTTAAGGAGCGCGGCCTGAACCTGACCACCATCCAGACCTTCGAGCTCGGCTACTCGCTCGACCAATTTGAGGGCCTGATGAAAGCCGCCACCGCCGCCGGCCACCAGCTCAAGTACCTCGAAAAAACGGGGCTAGTGGTGAAGCGCGAGGACGACCAGGGCCGCGATACCGGCCGGCGCTACGACCGCTTCCGGGGCCGCGTCATGTTCCCGATTCACAACGTGAGCGGCCGGGTGGTGGGCTTCGGGGCCCGCACCCTGAAGCGCGACGACAAGATGGCGAAGTACTTAAACTCGCCTGAGTCGGAGATTTATCACAAGTCGGACGTGCTTTATGGGCTGTTTCAGGCGCGGCAGGCCATCCGGCACGAAGAGCTGTGCTACCTCGTGGAAGGCTACCTCGACGTGCTGAGCCTGCACCAGGGCGGCATCAAAAACGTGGTGGCCTCGTCGGGCACTTCGCTCACCGAGGGCCAGATTCGGCTCATCAGGCGCTACACCGACAACGTGACGGTGCTCTACGACGGCGACGCGGCCGGTATTAAGGCTAGCCTGCGCGGCATCGATTTGCTGCTCGAAGGCGGCCTGAACGTGCGCGTGGTGCTCTTTCCCGACGGCGACGACCCCGACAGCTACATCCGCAAGGTGGGCGACCAGCGCTTTGCCGACCACGTCGAAAACCACAGCCAGGACTTTATCGCCTTCAAAACCACCCTGGTAGCCCGCGAGGCCAGCCAGGACCCGGTGAAGAAAGCCGAGGCCATCCGCGACGTGCTGCAAAGCATTGCTAAGGTGCCCGACGGCCTCAAGCGCCAGGTGTTTTTGCAGCAAACGGCCAGCGTGTTCGGCTTTGAGGAGCAGGTGATTATCACCGAATACAACAAGCTGCTCAAAACCGCTAGCCCATCCAAAGCCCGCCCCGCCGACGAACCCCGCGAAAGCCGCGCCGCTAGCCCTACCGCCGCGCCGGCGCGCAGC
The genomic region above belongs to Hymenobacter sp. BRD128 and contains:
- a CDS encoding TolC family protein, which encodes MNKLVAFFERGSFSLVRTPAPGPTPLDVGRGWGGVLGLLLGCLLLASPACAQNPPLPARRSGLERAPLQTTQLDIIRPADTARVFSLENLAELVFANHPIVKQAALLSDEARAQVLQARGGFDPKLGSDFHRKQFGGTDYYNNWHNELKVPIWPGGIDLKASYDRYAGTYVNPESRTPMNGLAGVGVSVPIGAGLLIDARRSTLRQAKALQTAAEADRVKQINEVWLQAAKDYWAWYYAYQQAQLIREGVALADRRFQATARRAQLGDQAPIDSVEAQITVQDRQVQAAQLQVEVQNARLVLSNHLWNKNNQPVELPAYAAPQTPARDTVSRQEYQRLANLAASSHPTLRKLGAKITQYNIEERYRREMLKPKINLSGTLISQGDFYRPEVPGYYDFGWNNHKVGVDFAFPLFLRAERGKLQYARIQVQETVLERQQSQRTIATQVNNVYNTLRAYDQQLTLQAQTVANQRKLLAAELAKFELGESTIFLINARESKLIELRIKQESLRASYEKARAELYYYAGMRSVAGGE
- a CDS encoding ABC transporter transmembrane domain-containing protein, coding for MAHHATAGLPPPTPWQRLTHMLDTERSTIRYIIFYAVITGVISLSLPLGTQAVFNLVSTGAVFSSTYILVAVVGGVLLGGILLVGQITLVEAIEQRIFAKAAIEYAYRLPRIKPEALEGLDPKELVNRFFDILTIQKGLTKLLVDVMFAVLQILMGVIVLSFYHPIFIGFGLFTILALGFVYMLNYRRALRTSIEESAYKYELVAWLEEVAGRLDEVRGNDAEEHKTLARADELTSEYLHARNQHFQTLKSYYNYGIALRTILTAGLLIAGTLFVVSRQMTLGQFVAAEVIIVMISGSIEKLMTSINTIFDVLTAVEKVAAVTDLPLDEHKNTIAYDHA
- a CDS encoding leucine--tRNA ligase, encoding MPAYRPQELEKKWQDHWQQHHTFRADNNSDKPKYYVLDMFPYPSGAGLHVGHPLGYIASDIVARYQRLQGRNVLHPMGFDSFGLPAEQYAIQTGQHPAVTTEQNIETYIRQLQQLGFSYDWEREVRTSDPSYYKWTQWIFLKLFNSWYNLDTDRAEPVSALMAKFAESGSAGIRAAGEDADRHDFTAGQWQSFTEKQKLAAILPYRLAYQQDTYVNWCAALGTVLSNDEVKDGLSERGGYPVERRLMPQWNLRITAYADRLLQGLDTLDWPDAVKEMQRNWIGKSIGAEVSFPVQGHEGTVIKVYTTRVDTIYGATFLVLAPEHELVDTLTTPAQRAAVDEYIAATKRRSERDRMSDVKTVSGVFTGAYAANPVDGTPVPIWLADYVLAGYGTGAVMAVPSGDQRDYLFAKHFDLPIPAISDAQKDLDQQADPTKEGRYINSGIVNGLGYKEATATLIAYLEEKGLGKGKVNFRLRDAIFGRQRYWGEPIPIYYKDGTAYGVAEADLPLVLPEIDEYKPTETGEPPLGRAKDWKYKGQYEFELSTMPGWAGSSWYYLRYMDPHNADRFVGEEAEKYWGQVDLYMGGAEHATGHLLYSRFWYLFLKDLGLVTANEPFQKLINQGMILGRSNFVYRLNASWSSFGKPFDTENIKLYQPIFVTKSFYEQLSKPIKDNNNPAVVKLHQLLLDLANKTRNKLKEEGIDTGISINPMYGEDGEPFVRFTPINVDVNIVENDILDRELFRESRSEYADAEFLLEDNGDYVCGWEVEKMSKSKYNVVNPDVLIDKYGADALRLYEMFLGPLEQFKPWNTNGITGVGTFLKKFWRLFHPEDGALAVTDEPASPAELKALHRVIQKVAQDIEKFSFNTSVSTFMIAVNELTALGTRKRAILEPLVVLLSPFAPHLAEELWEELGHYPGSISYAQYPEFREEYLVEANVTYPVAINGKVREQRQFATTATAAEIETAILESDFLARFGDGKAAKKVVVVPGRMVNVVV
- a CDS encoding type II toxin-antitoxin system RelE/ParE family toxin; translated protein: MSFRIVITDSFRRPGKRLRKKYATFKADFAALLDELEQEPQAGEPLGRDCYKVRMSITAKNKGKSGGTRLITCVKVVGETVYLLTIYDKSAQESISDSERDELLRENGLL
- a CDS encoding HlyD family secretion protein encodes the protein MLNLSNQHVAEEVWEHVPRQSRPELLRTYASRRLGRILLVIGIVFLIILFLPWRQTIYGSGSLTALTPQDRPQNIQNQIAGRIEHWNVREGQLVHRGDTLLMLSEIKDEYFDPNLPERLREQLAAKRASVGAYQAKINATDQQIAALRATLDVQLESAANKVAQAQNYLNSDRADLVAVTNFYETAKARLLRYEEGYKNGLFSLTDIETRRLKLQEDLAKVTSQRNKVSSSVQNLANARIELANLRAKYGQDLAKANSDRSTAVSSRVSYEGEVAATRNKIGNVEVRRGLYVVRAPQTGYIVRALKAGIGETIKEGESIATLQPQSPALAAEVYVRAMDVPLIQPGRTVRLQFDGFPAIQFSGWPSAAVGTFGGEVTVIDVVSSPGGKYRLLVRPTQPQPGDQPWPKQLRLGSGVQGWVILDSVPVWYEIWRQLNGFPPTLSTEPDVAPVKGEGKEKSK